In the Streptomyces sp. SJL17-4 genome, CCTCACCGCGTTGGTGAGGGACTCCTGGACGATCCGGTGGACGGACAGGGCGAGGCCCGCGGGCAGGGCGCCGTCCGGCACCCGGACGTCCAAGTCGACCTCCATGCCTGCCTGTCGTGCCTGCTCGGCCAGCCCGCCGAGCGCGTCGATGCCGGGCGCCGGGCCCAGCGGGGCCGTTGCCGGGCCCGTGCGGAGCACACCCAGGGTGCGGCGCATCTCGGTCATGGCGGCCCGGCCGGTCTGTTCGATGACACGCAGAGCGTCCTCGGCCTCCTCCGGGCGGTGCTTGGCCACGTGCCCGGCGACCCCTGCCTTCACCACGATCAGGCCAAGGCTGTGCGACACGACGTCGTGCAACTCCCGTGCGATGCGCAACCGTTCCTCGACGACGGCGCGTTCGGCGAGGTACGCGGCGCGATCCTCCTCCCGGGCCCGGCGGGCGCGTACGGCGAAGCCCGCCGCCCAGCCGCCGCCGAGGACCAGCCAGACCATGGCGGCGACACCGACCGCCCCGCTCCAGGTCTCGGCTGGGGTGACGACGGCCTCCCCGGTGAGGACGGCGGTCGCCGCGAGGACGAGCGAGACGGCGAGCACCGGCACCGAGCGCCTCGGGGGCCGGGCGAGGGCGACCGCGTAGAGGACGAGGCCGGCCCCGGCCCACGGCTCGCGCGTGATGTCCAGGAGGACGGCGGCGGAGGCTCCGGCGAGGGCTGTCGCCGCAGCCGGTACGGGCCAGAGCCGGCGGGCCGCGACCGGGAGGCCGACCGCCGCGGCCACGAGCACGCCCGCCCACGCGGGGCCGGTGTAGGAGGGCTGCACCCCGTCGCCCGCCATCCGGGCGAAGCCGACGTACACGGCGGAGATGAGCAACGCGGTCGCCAGGTCGAGCGCGAGCAGGTCGATGCCGTGCAGCCGCCGGGGGACACGCATGGTCCGACGGTACATCGTCAACCAGCCCGCCCGATCAGGGTCATGAGAACCAGTACGACGGTGACTACGAGGGACCAGCACAGCGTGGTTGCCCGGCCGGGCGCCGGGCCGTCGCGCAGCACGGTGACGCCCAGCGGGACGAGCGCGAGACAGAGGCCCGCGACGGCCACCACCGACAGCGGCGTGGTGCCCTTGAGTACGCCGAGCGGCAGCGCGGCCGTGGCGGCCAGGGCGAGCGCTCGGACGGGACCCAGCACGCGCGCCCGCCAGGCCCCGGCAGCGAGGATCAGCCAGCCTCCCATGATCGCGACGTTGAGGGCGCTGAAGATGTGGAAGGCGCCGTACGTGTCCGCGACGAACCGGGCGGCTGCCTCCGCACCCTGCCGGTCGGCGAGTTGGAAGGCGAGGTGGTCCACGCCGGCGTGGAACGTCCGGGCGAAGAGCCCCAGCACGGCGAGGACCCCGCCCCACAGGGCAGCCCCGGGACTGCGACGGCCGATCCGCACCGCCAACACGGCGAGGCCCGGCCACAGCAGGACGGTCCCCGCCGCGAAGGCGCCGTAGGAGACCGCGACCGGGCCGGGGTGCTCCACGCGGGCGGCGAGCTGCTCCGGGAAGAAGGAGGGGTAGGGCAGCCGCAGCAGGACTCCGACCCCCAGCAGCACGGGCGCCGCCACCAGCGAGACACCGCCCACCCACCGCCCGGGAAAGGGTGCGTCGCCGTTCCACACCACGGGCAGGAGCCGGCCTTTGGCCGGAGCGGCGGCGCCGTGTCCGGCGGATGTGCTCCGTGTCGTTGTCGTCATGCCGTGAACGATGCCGCCCGTCGGTGCTCTCCGCGTCGGAGCACGGTCCGATCCCCCCGCCGCTCCCACATCGGACCGTGGTCCGACCCCCGGGACAACGACGAAGCCCCAGGCCGCCGGCCTGGGGCTTCGTTCACGAGCGGATGACGGGAATCGGGCACGGCGTGCCGTCGAGGGGGCGGGGAGGCGTCTTCCCTCAGCCATGGCGGGACCGCAGGCAGTGGTGCCTGCGGCCCCGCTCGGGTGTGCTGGGGTCAGGACGGGTCGCCGTACTGGAGACCGCGTCCGTTGGTGCCGACGTAGACACGCCCGTAGATGTCGGGGTCGCCGGTGATGACGCCGACGCCGCCGATGCTGCCCCACTGGTGGGCGTCGTCGTTGACGCGGAGCCAGGTGGCGCCCTTGTCGGTGGAGCGGAAGACGCCGGTGACGTCCTTGACGGTACCGATCAGGTACAGGGCCTGGTAGGAGGCGCCCGGCGCCGCCTTGCCGAAGCCGAGGGCGGAGGCGGACTGCACCGTCGTGAGCGTGGTGAAGGTGCGGCCTCCGTCGGTGGAGTGCAGCAGCCCCTTGTCACCGCCGGCGATCCACAGGTCCCCGGCGATGCCGGGGGCGGCCGTGAGCCGGCCGGTGGGCAGGTTGCCGGCGCGGGCGGTGAAGGTCGCGCCGCCGTCGGTGTCGGCGTAGAGCGTGCCGCCCGACAGGGAGTAGAAGGTCCTGGCCGAGGAGCGGTCGGCGACGACTGCGGCGTCGTTGCCCAGGCCGTTGACCCTCGACCAGCTCGCCCCGTTGTCGGTCGAGCGGTACGGGGCCTGACCGGCTTCGGTCCAGACGATGGTGGAGCCGTCCGCCGACAGCGCGATACGGCCGTCCCGGGCACCGGCCACAGGCTCTGCCTTGAAGCCGGTCCAGTTGCTGCCGCCGTCGGTGGAGTAGGCGCCGTCCTGCTCGCCGCCACGGCCGACGCGGACCATCATCGAGGGCTTGGACTGGGCGAAGTCGATATCGGTGCTGTTGGTCATCAACGGGTTCTTCAGCCGCCCGGAGGGCACCTTGGTCAGGGAGTCGTGCCGGAAGCCGCCCTGGTCGCCCATGGAGGTGATGACGGTGGCGCCGCCGGGAGGGGCGACCGCGTCCAGCAGCGCGGTCTCCTCAAGGCCTCGGGCACCCATGCTCCAGTGGCTGGTGCCGCCGCTGTCGGAGGCATGGGCGTCCTTGCTGCGCAGGATGCCGTTGCCGGTGCCGTACAGCACGTGCCCGGAGTCGAAGGGATCGATGGCCAGGGCGGTCATCCAGTGCCCGGTGTGCGTGCCGACGTAAGGAGCGCCGGAGGCGTCCCGCGCCGACTTGCCGGCCAGCGCCTTCCAGGTCGTACCGCCGTCGGTGGTCCGGTAGATCTCGTCCTCGGGCCACCAGCGGCCGAGGGTGGTGACCATGACCGTGGACGGCTTGCGCGGGTCGACCGCCAGACCGGAGAAGCCGTGACTTCCCTGGGACGGGGAGATGTTCTTCCACGCCCCGCTGCCCGGCGTGTGCTTCCACACCGAACCCGCCGTCACGCCGTTGGGTCCGAGATTGTCGGTGTACGTCAGGTACAGCGAGCCGTCACCGGAGAGCACGCCGTGCTGCGGCAGCTGGCCGGCGGGCTGCCCGGGGACGGCCCGCCAGGTGCTGCCGCCGTCGGTGGAGCGGTACAGGGAGGTGGATCTGTCGGCGACGCCGACGTAGACCGTCTTGCTGCCGGCCGGGCCGTACGTCACGAAGGAGATGCCGCCGCCACTGCTCGCCCCGTCCTTGACGGGGAACGAGGAGACGCGGCTCCATGTGACGCCGTGGTCGGTGCTGCGCCACAGGCCGTTCTTGCGGCTGCCGAGGAGCAGGTTGGCGTTGTTCGCGGGGTCGACCACCAGCCGCTCGCCCGCCCCGCGGCCGTCCTCGTTGCCGCCCAGCTTGAAGGGCAGGTCGGTGCGCTTGAAGGTGCGGCCCTTGTCGGTGGAGCGCAGGATCGCGCCGTTGCCCGCCCAGTCGTTGGTGTAGGTGCCCGCCCCGAGGTAGAGCCGCTCGGGGTCGACGGGGTCGGTGGCCACCGAGTCGATGCCCAGCAGGTTCCAGTCCTTCTCGCCGACCCAGTCGGTCAGCGGGATCCACTGCTCGGCCGCGGGGTCCCAGCGGTAGGCGCCGCCCATGTCGGTGCGCGCGTACAGCAGGCCCTTCTCCCGCTGGTTGAACACCAGCCCGGTGACGTAACCGCCGCCCACCACCTGGGCGTTGTTCCACACGTACGGTCCGGTCCCGGCCGCCGGGGACTCGGCCGTCTTCACCAGCTTCCACTGCTGGTTGGTGCTGCCCTTGCCGGGGTACTGGATGACCACCGCGCCATTGGCCGTGGAGCCTCCGGAGACGTCCAGGACCTGGCCGCTCCTGCGGGACGTGAAGGTGACGACGTCGGAACCGCTCACCTCGTCGATCCGCCACTCCTGGGAGGCGGAGGCGCTGTCGGTCTGCTGCTCGGCGGCGGCCGCCTGGGCGGACGAACCGCCCGCTATGCCCAGCACTTTGCCGCTGTTGCGGTTCACCAGCTCGTAGTAGCCGTCCCCGGTGGGCCGCAGCTTCCACTGCTGGTTGGCGGTGTTCTGGTCGGTCCACTGCTGGATGCGGGTGCCGTCGGCGGTGGAGAAGGCGTTGACGTCCAGCGCCTTGCCGCTGCGTACGGAGACCAGCCGGTAGTAGGCATTGCCGTCGACCGTCGCGGCCTGCGAGTCGTCCTGCACGAACAGGAGATACGGCACGACGAGGGCGGGCGCTCCGAGCAGCAGTCCGGTCGCGGTCCAGCGACGGCGGTGACGCCCGCGGCGCCCACGGTTCGTGGGGTTCTTCATGGGGGGTGTTTCTCCTTGCGTATGACCGTGGATCGGGCAGTCAGCGCTGCAGGGTGAGGACACCCGGCCGGTACGGCAGTCGGTCGTAGGGACCGCCCGCGGTGGGGGATTTGCCCTGGTAGAGGAACTGCAGGTTGCAGGGGTCGATGGTCATGGTCTGGTCGGGATTGTTGCGAACCAGGTCACCGTGGCTGATGTCGTTGGTCCAGGTGGCACCGCTGTTCGCCTTGCCCGCGAAGGGGCTGCTCTCGCTGCCGGCCTGCGGGGTCCACGAACCGCTGAGGCTGGAGGCCGTGAACGAGCGGAAGTAGCGCCCCTGCGCGCCCTTCGCCTCGACGATCATGAGGTACTGCTGCCGGCCCTGGACCTTGTAGACCTGGGGGGCCTCGAACAGCCTGGCTTCCGTGTCGCTCATGACCGTCGTGTACGACGAGCCGAAGTTGCCCGGGAAGTTCCCGATCGGCATGCTCGCCCGGTAGATCCTGCCGTTGTCACCGGCGAAGAACAGGTACATGTTCTGGTCGTCGGCGATCAGGGTCTGGTCGATCGGGCCGGTGGGGGAGTCGGTGCGGGGGATGCTGCCGGTGAACAGCGGCTGCGGGGCGGACCAGCCGTCGGGGTCGGTGGGGTCGCTCGACGTGCGGTAGATGAAGGGCCACTGGCCCCACTGGTACGCGAGGAGCCAGATCTTCTTGGGCGCGAAGTAGAACAGCGTGGGCGCGACCGCGGGCCGGCTCATCGCCTTCTGTCCGGCGGACGCCATGTCCGACCAGTTGGTGAAGGGGCTGAACGTCATCGAGCCGTACGTCGAGCCGTTGAAGTTCGACCCGTAGACCAGGTGCTTGCCGCCCAGCACCACGTGGGTGAAGTCCTTCAGCGAGGCCCACCCGTTCGCAGGCTGCGCCAGGGCACCCGTCGAATTCCACTTGTACGTCGACGGAAGCGCGCACGTGCCGCCGCCCGATCCGGACGGGGCGGTCCACTTCTGGTTGCCGACGCCCCCACAGGCGTGCAGCTGGAGCTTGGTGCCGTTGGCGGTGGCCGCGCCGACGGCGTCGAGGCACAGCCCGGACTGGACGCCGGTGATCGTGCCGTTGGTGTGGATGTTCCACTGCTGGTTGGTGCCGCCGTTGCAGTCCCAGATGACCACCGCGGTGCCGTTGGTGGTGCCCTTGCTCTTGGCGTCCAGGCACTTGTCGCCGTGGATCTTCAGCTGCTTGCCGGCGGTGTGGGTCCAGCGCTGGTTGGCCTGGCCACTGCAGTCCCACAGCTGCGCCTGGGTGCCGTTGGCGGTGGTGGAGGCGGGGATGTCGATACAGCGGCCGGAGGCCACGCCCTTGATCTCCCCCGTACCGGTACCCGTACCCGTACCCGTACCGTCGGCCGGCTTGCTCGGGGTGGTACCCGGGCCGGAGCTGAGGGCACTCATGACGGCGGTGTACGCGGGCTTGGGCTTGCCGTTGTTGTCGAACAGGAGCGGGCGTTCGCCGCTGCGCCAGGAGTCGCTGTCACGAACGCCCCACACCGTGATGCCGGTGCAACGGGCCACGGACAGGCAGGCCTTGACCGCGCCGGCGTAGTGGGTGGGCGATGCCTGGGCGATGTCCAGCTCGGTGATCTGGACGTCGACGCCCAGGGCGGCGAAGTTGGCCAGGGTGGTCCTGAAGCTCGCCGGCGGGCCGCCCGCTCCGAAGTGGCTCTGGAGCCCTACGCAGTCGATGGGGACGCCGCGGGCCTTGAAGTCCTTGACCATTCTGTAGACGCCCTGGGTCTTGGCGTCCGACCAGTTCTCGATGTTGTAGTCGTTGTAACAGAGCTTGGCCGAGGAGTCGGCCGCACGGGCGGTGCGGAACGCCTCCTCGATGAAGCCGTTGCCCAGGACCTTCTGGAACACCGAGCTGCGGAGTTGGCCGCCGGGGCCGTCGGCGAACGCCTCGTTGACCACGTCCCACGCGTAGATCTTGCCCTTGAAGTGGGTCATCGTGGTGGTGATGTGACGGTTCATCACGCCGCGGAGCGTGTTCGCGTCTCCGATCGAGCCGACCCAGGCGGGGAGCTGCGAGTGCCAGACCGCGGTGTGGCCGCGCACGCGCTGTCCGTTCGCCTTCGCACGGTCGACGATCCGGTCGGCGGGGCCGAAGGTGAAGGTGCCGCGGGACGGCTCGACGGCGTCCCACTTCATCTCGTTCTCCGGGGTGATCATGTTGAACTCCCGGTCGGCGATCGCGGTGTACGCCGAGTCGCCGAGCCTGCCGGCGGCCACAGCGGTGCCGAAGTACCTGCCCGAGGGGGCCGCCTGCGTACCCAGGCTCGCGGCTCCGGCGGAGCTGGGGAGGAGCGTCACGACTCCGGCCACCACCGCTGCGGCCGACAGTCCTGCCGTCACTGTTCGGCGACGCCGGCTGAGCCGGTGCAGGCCCTTCATGATTCTCCTCGGGGGTCGCGGGTCACCCTGGGTGCCGTGATCGTGGGGCCGTGTCGCGTCATGGGAGGGGCTTTCTTCCGGGGATGCGTCCAAGGGGGATATCGGGGAACCCGCCACGCCTGCCCGTCTTGGTGAGCGGCGGGAAGAGCACCCCATGCATGGGAGGCTTCCGCGCTCGCGGTCTCGTAACGGAAAAGTCGCGCCGTCCGGACGATTGCTCAGTGATGCATCTCGCGGGCAGAAAGCGTTATGCCGAGCCCCGTGGTCCGGTCGTCGCTGGGAATGGGCGCACCGCCCTGATCACCGGTGAAGGTGGAGCGGTTCTCAGGCCCCGGGCCTGCGCAGGATGAAGGAAGCCTGGCCGGCGAAGGTCCGAGTGCCGTCGGAGCCATCGAGCCAGACGCCGCCGTCGCGGTGGCGGATGACCGATCCCGGATAGTTGTGCGCGTGCAGGGTCACCGACCCGGCGACCGCCCCCGGCCGCGGACAGAAGGTGGCGTCTTCACGGAACAGGTCGCTGCCGTCGTCGCTGCTCAGCCGCAGCCGCAGGTAACGGTGGCGGAGGTACCGGCCGTCCGCGGCGCGGAAGGTGACGCACCGTGTGTCGGCCAGCCCCCCGACGACCGTGAACGTGGCCGGCTCTCGGCCGAGCGTCGCGAAGTCGCCGGCGTACGTGAGGTACAGGGCGGGCTGGTCCACGGACTCCAGCGACTGTGCGCCCAGCGGAACAGTGCCCGCGGAGGCGGACGGACGCACCGGGGACGGTTCGGCCGAGGTGGTGGTGCGCGACGGGATCGGCGTGGGAGTGCTGACCGTGGGGTTGCCGACCGTGGGCGCGGCGATGACGCCGGGCTGCCGATGCGCCGGTTCGGGCCAGGTCGCGTAGGTGGCGGTCCCGGCGATGAGCACCGCGCCGGTGGCGAGGCTCACCAGCGGATGAGCGGTCACCGCGCTGAGTTTGCCGATCAGCGCACTGTGGAGACCGCCTCCCGCCGTCGCCGTCGCCGTCGCCGTCGCCGTCGCCGTCGCCGTGCCGACGACGGCGTGTGCCGTGGCCAGCCCGGCGGCGCTCGCGGCCGTACCCGACAGCAGGCCCTTGGCGGCCAGCGCGGCGACGAGCCCGGCAGGGACGGCCAGCGGCGCGAGGCTGAGGAGCAGGAGTTCGGCCGGAACCCGTTCTGTCGTCGTCGCCATGCACACCGGGCAGCCGCGGGTGTGCCGCGCGATCCGCTTGCGCCACACCGATGCGGGGAGACCGTCCCAGCCGGCGACGGTCTCGTTCAGCTGCGGACAGCGCGGGTCGGCCTCCAGCGCGGCGACGATCGCCCGGCTCAGTTCCAACTGCTCGCGCATGCGTTGCAGGCGTACTCCGACGTGGGCGACGGTGAGTCCCGTCGCGGCGGCGATGTCGTCACGGCTCAGCGAGCCGGCGCGTTCTTGCCACCACAGCGACAGCAGCGCCCGTTGGTCCTCGTCGAGCCACCGGCCGGCTTCGACGGCCTGCCGGCGCTCGTCCGACAGATGCAGACGCAGGATCGTGACGTCCTCGGGTTCGGCCCCGGCGTCCGGTATCTGGCGTGCCTCGTCGATGACCGTGGTCCGGTCGGAGAAGGTGCGTTGCCGGTGCCAGTGGGTATTGATCTGGCGGAGCGTGATCGACACCAGCCAGGACCGGAAGCTCTCCGGGGCACGCAGGGCAGGCAGGTCGCGCACCACGCGCAGCAGGGTCTCCTGGACGACGTCGTCGGCGTCGGCGTGTCCGCTCAGCGCTCGCCCGACGATGTTGTAGACCAACGGCAGGTACGCGGCGATCAGCTCCTCGCGCGCCCGATCGTCACCGGCCTGCGCCGCGACGACCAGCCCCGCGTGGTCCGCGTCCATGAGCCCCATCCCCACCTCCCTCAGGGGAGCGATCTTCCCTCAGGGAAGCGATCCGCCGAGTACGGCGCCTCACCTTAGCGTCGGCAAGGTATGCGGCCAAAGCCTGAGCCGTGGGCCGACGGACCGGCCCGTGCCGACCTTGGAGGGCCCGGTACCACGCGTTGTGGCACGACGGCGGATCAGCCACGCCACTCGACCAGGACGAGAGTGGCGTCGTCCGAGGTGGCTTCGCCGCGTGCTCGCTTGAGCGTATGGGACAGGTCCCGTGCCACCGCGCGAACGCCTCGGTCCGCCTTCTCCAGCTGGTTCACCCAGTCGATGAGCTGGTCCTCGCCGAACTGCTCCTGCCCGCTCTCGTGCTCCTCGATCAGGCCGTCGGTGAAGCAGAGGACGCGGTCCCCCGGTTCGAGCATCACGCTGCTGACCTGTGGCTGGGCTCCTCCGAAGCCGACGGGGAGGGTGGTGGGGCTGTCCAGGCGGCCCATGACACGGTGCTCGCGGATCAGGACGGGGGCAGGGTGTCCCGCGTTGACCCACTGGAGACGGCCGGTGGTCGTGTCCAGCCGCATCATCTGTGCGGTGACGAAGTGGTCGGGGGCGAACTGCTCGGCCACCGCCCGGTCCATGAAGAGGTAGATCTCGGACAGCTCGATGCTGATGCGGCGGGCGTGCCGGTAGGCGCCGATGGCGACGGTGGCCAGGGTGGCCGCGTTCAGGCCGTGGCCCATGGCGTCGATCACGGCGAGGTGGAAGGTGTCGCCGTTCAGGGCGTAGTCGAAGCTGTCGCCCGCGATGTCGTAGGCGGGTTCGAGGACTCCGGCGACGGCGACGCGCGGCATGGTCATGGTCAGCGGCGGCAGGAGCGACCACTGGATCTCCGCGGCGACGCTCATCGGCTCGCTGCGGCGGGTGCGGAAGAAGAGGTCGGTGTGGTTGTTCTTGGTCTGCAGCAGGTCGGCGGCCAACCCCGCGATCCTGCGCAGGATGCGGCGGTCGTCGTCGTCGACCGCGTCCAGGGTGACGGCCAGGACGGCTTGGTCGCCGCCGTCGAGCAGCGGTAGGTGGACGCGTACCCCATCGGCCAGCGCCAGCTCGACCGGGCGAGACGTGAGGAAACACCTGCCGGCCTCCGAGTCGTCGATGGAGAGGGGCTCGCCGCCCGTCAGCCCTTCGGCGAGCAGGGGCACCAGCCTCTGCTGCCCGTAGTCCTGAAGCAGGATCTGCGGATCCCTGCCCCCCAACCGGCCCACTGTCTCGGCGATGACCAGCCCGATCCGGTCGGGCGGCAGCTCGTGCGCCCGGTCCAGGACCGCGCCCAGGAGTCCCTCTCCGAAGCTCTCCGAGCGATCGGGTTTCCCGAGCCGTCCGAGGGTCATCCCGTTGCCTCCAACCGAGCGGCGATGACCTCGCCCGGTCCTGCCGTACGGGGCGGGTGCCGCGGCCGCGCGGCGACTGGGTACCGGAGCGGCCCGTACCAGAGATGTGGCCTTCAGGATGCTCCTCGGCGGCAGGTCACGCCACATGGCCACCATGTGGGGACACCGGTTGCAGGTGGCCGGGCCTCCCTCTCCGGGCCCTTTCGAGCCCGGCAGGTCCGGAGGCGGACCGGCTCAGCCGCCCTCTTCCTCCTCCGCTTCCATGAGGCGGATGCCCTGGTGGGTGAGCGAGACCATCGCGGGTGTGTTTCCCGGCTCCCAGTCGACGGTGACCAGTCCCTCGCCCGCGAGGTAGGAGCAGGCGGCGGCGAGATCCTGCTCCGGGATGCGCAGGTCGTGGTTGAGCGCGGCTCCGGTGATGCCGAGCAGGCGGTTTCCTTCGGCGGCCGCGTAGAGCGCCTGGAGGATCTGTCGGCGGTACCGCTGCCGCTCGTGGAGTGTCGCCATGGCCGCGTGGTCCTGTCGTGGTGTGGTGCCGTTCGTGGCCGGTCAGCGTTCCTCGGGGTGGGGGCCGGTGCCGGTGGGTGGTCTGCTGGTGGCGAGCCAGGTGCGGGCGGGTCCGGCGGTGGTCTCGGTGTCGACGGTGAGGTGGAGCCGTGTGCCGCCGCCCGGCACGGGGTAGCTGCGCTGTTCCGTCCCGGCGAAGCACCGGCGGATCACTTCGGCGACCGCGCGGGCGGCCTCGGGGGTGGCGGAGACGATACGGATCTCGGCGTGTTCGGCCTGCGGCAGTGGTTCGTTCTCGGTGGGGTGCAAGACGGGCGTGCTCCGTTCGGGACAGAAGCGAGAGGCCGGCGGGTGGGTTGTCCCGGGTGTCGGGTGCCCCACCCGCGGCCTTCGGCCGGAGGAGTGGTCTGAGGTCGGGCAGGTCACGGCCAGGTGCCTGTAGGCCGCCGATCGGCGATCCGTTCGGGCGCCCCGGGGTTGTTGTGACCGGGGGGACGGCTGAGGGAGGGGTAGGGGTCGCTGAAGTGGTGGGCCGCTATGCGCGCGTCGTGCTGGGCGTTGAGCCGGTGGATCAGGCGTGTGCCGAGCGCGATCAGAAGTGCGGCTGCCAGGAGCGTGATCACGGTCTCCATGTCCTCACCTCCCGGTGTGTCCCGGCAGCGGGATCATCCGCGCGCCGACGACGGGGTGCGCCGCTGGGTGCGACCGGGGCGCCGGGTCGGCCCCGCCGTCGGTCTCCCAGGCGTCTTCGCTGCTCCGTGCCTCCCGCATACGGCGGCTGGTCGCGGCCTCGCCGGACATCAGCGAGCCCGCGGTGAGAACGCTGCCGGGGAGCGCGGCGGCAGTCATCAGCCGGGCCGCGGAGGCGGGTTCGGTCTCGGGCGGAATGACGAGCAGGTCGCAGCGGCCGGTCGTGTAGGACAGCAGGATGACCTTGTCCGGGTCCTGCTCGGTGAACCAGCCCACGTGCAGGACGTGGCCGGTGGCGGCGACCTTGTGCGGGACGACGGGCCAGTGGCCGGGGTTCACCAGGACACGGGTGATGCGGCCCGAGCGTCCTTCGAGGGCGTCGGCCAGCGCCGGCAACTCGGCTGCCAGGTCGCGGGAACGGGGCCACCAGGCGCCGTCGAGCCGACCGGCAAGGGTGGTCTTCGGGGTGAGCGACAAGCGGGCCGGAAGTCCTGGGGAGAGGGCGCGGTTCGCTGTCCTGTCGAGGGTGGTGGTCATGGCGGACCTGCCCCCGGGCCGCCCGTCGGCAGCCCGGTTGTTCGTTTTCCCCGGAAATGACACCTGCGTGAAAGCTGGTGCTCGAAGTACTTCCGGTACTTCCAGCGTACGTCCGAACAGTCCGTTCACGGCCCGATACGGGGAGGGACTTCCGGTTCGTACGAAAGAGTGTGCGGCGACGGGCGGACCTGCGGGAGCCGGAGTTACCGTGAGATGACGGCACGGTCGCCCCGCCGGCGGCCTGTCGCCCCGTGGGCGCGGCCGTGACGGGCCGCGGCACTTCACCCGTAGACGAGCGGATCCACCATGGCCGACTCCGACATCCCGCCCCCCTTGCTCCTGCCGGACGAGATCCACCAGGCGGTGCGCCCCGGTACGGCTCTGCTCCGGCTGGAGACGACGCACTCCCGGCAGGGCGTCCTCGACGGGGCGTGGTGGCCGCGCACCCGAGACGTGGAGCAGGAGGTTCCCGCGCTGGTGGGAGCCCTGACCGAACACCTCGGACCCATCACCCGGGTCGGCCTGGACGCCACCGCGTGGGACGCGATCCCGCCCCGGCTGATCATCGGCGACCAGGTCGTGCACCTCGACTCCTTCCCCGTCGGCGACGACACCGTCCTGATCACCCGAGGCGACAAGGACCACTTCGCACTGATGGTGGTGCCGCCGGACACGGAACCCGACGCCGCCCGCACGGCCATGGCCCGTGCGGTCCGCGCGGACAACATCACGCAGGCCACCGAGCTCCTCGTCGCCGCACTTCCCCCACCGACGACCGAACAGGGAGGAGAGA is a window encoding:
- a CDS encoding DUF5994 family protein, which gives rise to MADSDIPPPLLLPDEIHQAVRPGTALLRLETTHSRQGVLDGAWWPRTRDVEQEVPALVGALTEHLGPITRVGLDATAWDAIPPRLIIGDQVVHLDSFPVGDDTVLITRGDKDHFALMVVPPDTEPDAARTAMARAVRADNITQATELLVAALPPPTTEQGGET
- a CDS encoding DUF5994 family protein — protein: MTTTLDRTANRALSPGLPARLSLTPKTTLAGRLDGAWWPRSRDLAAELPALADALEGRSGRITRVLVNPGHWPVVPHKVAATGHVLHVGWFTEQDPDKVILLSYTTGRCDLLVIPPETEPASAARLMTAAALPGSVLTAGSLMSGEAATSRRMREARSSEDAWETDGGADPAPRSHPAAHPVVGARMIPLPGHTGR